Within the Candidatus Aminicenantes bacterium genome, the region GCCTGACCCTGCTGACGACCGCGCCCAGCGTCGGCTACCGGGTGAAAACGAAATCGGGCCAGATGAAGGAAGTCCGCATACCCTCGGAGCTGCCGCCGCCGCAGGAGATCGAGTCCATCGAGGAGCCGATCATCGAGGCCATGATCCTGACGCCCGATCGATACATCGGCGCCATTCTGGCCCTTTTGGAAGGCCGCCGCGGCGAGCAGAAGAAGATGGAGTACATCAGCCCCCAGCGCGTGCTTCTCCAATACTTTCTGCCGCTCAACGAGGTCGTCTTCGACTTCTTCAACCAGCTTAAGAGCTGCTCCCAGGGCTACGCCTCGCTCGATTACGAGCTGTCCGGCTACCGGGCCGGCCCACTCGTGAAGCTCGACATCCTGATCAACCGGGAGCAGGTCGACGAGCTCTCGGTCATCGTCCACACCGACAAGGCTTACACCTTCGGCCGGGCCCTGGTCGAACGGATGCGCAAGGCTATTCCGCGCCAGCAATATGAGGTGGCCCTGCAGGCGGCGCTGGGCAGCCGGATCATCGCCCGCGAGACCGTCAAGCCGTTCCGTAAGGACGTCCTGGCCAAGCTCTACGGCGGGGACTACACCCGCAAGATGAAGTTGTTGGAGAAGCAGAAGGCGGGCAAGAAGCGGATGCGGACCGTCGGCCGGGTCGAAATCCCGCAGGAAGCCTTCCTGGCCATTCTTGAAGTGAAGTAAGAAAAGAGGGGCTCGGGCAATGGGGGGCCAAAAACGCTCGCTCCCCCGGCGAGGGAGCTCGCTCCGGCCGGCTCGGTCGCTCCCGTCCCCTGCGGGGCCGGTCCGTGCCCGCTTCCTCGCCGATGGTTTTGGCCCCCCAATTGCCCTCACTCCAATGCTCAAATTGCTTCTCTTTGAAGCAGAAGACAACTGAAAATCCAGAGAGGACTGATTAGGCCTCATCGGGCTGTAAACGGAGCGGGTTTGGGCGGGCATACCCCTCGCCTCTAACCAAAAACCCGACTTAACTTTTAAAGAAGCCAGAATGCTTTTTACGGGCTGGGACGACGCGGTCGAGTTCCGTATAATAAGGCACAGGAAAAGAACGGAGAACGCTCATGCATCCGACGATCGAATGGAAAGACGGCAAGGTCGTGATGATCGACCAGCGGCGACTGCCGCTCCAGGAAATCTACCTCGAGCTGGCCGACGAAGACCGGGTGGCCGAGGCCATCGAGACGATGGTCATTCGAGGAGCTCCGGCCATCGGCGTGGCTGCGGCCTACGGCTTTGCCCTCGGCGTCTTGCGGCTCAAGCCAGGAGCCGATGTTGCGGCCGAGGTCGATCGAATCCAAGCCCGGCTATGGCGGACGCGGCCGACGGCCCGCAACCTCTTCTGGGCCCTGGAACGGATGCGAAAAGTATTTGATGCGAATCGCGACCTCGCTTTGGCCGCACTGCAGGAGCGCTTCCTTGAAGAAGCCAAAGAGATCGAGCGCGAGGACGAGGCCATCTGCCGCCGCATCGGCGAGAACGGCGCCGTCCTCGTTCCCGACGGGGCGACCATCCTGACCCACTGCAACGCGGGCGGGCTGGCCACGGCGGGCTACGGGACGGCGGTCGGCGTCATTCGCGCGGCCTGGGAGGCGGGCAAGAAGATCCGCGTTCTGGCCGACGAGACGCGCCCTTTCCTGCAAGGCGCTCGGCTCACGGCCT harbors:
- the mtnA gene encoding S-methyl-5-thioribose-1-phosphate isomerase produces the protein MHPTIEWKDGKVVMIDQRRLPLQEIYLELADEDRVAEAIETMVIRGAPAIGVAAAYGFALGVLRLKPGADVAAEVDRIQARLWRTRPTARNLFWALERMRKVFDANRDLALAALQERFLEEAKEIEREDEAICRRIGENGAVLVPDGATILTHCNAGGLATAGYGTAVGVIRAAWEAGKKIRVLADETRPFLQGARLTAWELGKLGIPYHVITDNMAGWLIHKGEVQFAVVGADRIARNGDTANKIGTYSVAVLCRENGVPFTVAAPLSTFDFSLAHGGLIPIEERPAAEVREINGRLIVPPDAVVRNPAFDVTPARYISAIITERGIASPPYEASLQPWIG